CTCCTGCAAGCATCTCCAGGCAAGCACCGGGGAAGGGGGTTGGTGCCCTTTTTTGGATGTCTTCTCTTCCCAGCATCCAAGCTGGAAACTGCCTGAAGATGCCTCCTGGTGGCTCTGCCATTTCTGCACAGGGAGCAAGTCTTAGGCAAGTCACTCAGAGTACACACTTTGAGAAGGGGTGTCCATCCATTCGTCTCTTTCCCCTAGATGGAAAAGTAAGCCCCACAAAGTTGCTTCTTGCCATCAGCGGAGCCGGCAGGCTGCCGTCCCGCTGACTGGCTCAGTGCTGGAAGCGTGGGGAGCTGATGTGGGGCTGGTGGAAGGAGTGTGTGGCATAAAGCATTTCTGGAGGTGGTGGAGGGGATGTCAGGATGGAGCAGAGCGGTTCGTGGGAGCTCAGCATCGAGGCAAAGTGCTTCATCTCCTCCGTCAGCTGCTTGATTTCCCGGCGCAGGGCAGCATTTTGCCTCTCCAGGTCTTCGCTCTCCTGAGGAGACAAAACCACAGGGGCTTCCTCAGCTCAGGAGCCGCAGGGATGAGCTGGGGACATGGAGGTCGCAGTCCCGCGCCTCTCTGCCCCACAGAGTTTCCAGAATTACATATTTCCGGTAAACTCGGCACAGAACCACGCCTGGGCAAACCCCCCGCCAGGCCGTGTGCAGGCGCGATGCTGGTGGCCCCAGCCACACTCCCTGGCCCCAGCTTACGAGAAGTGACGATGGCGATGGCGCGCTCCCGCCCAGGCTTTCTCACTccctctcacacacacacgccACCGGCCGCTTCCCGGGCCGCCTGGCCGGCTGGGGGAGGGCGCGCTGAATAACCGCCGTCTTTAACCAGAAAACCACCTGCCACAGGAAACCTGTCATTGCCCTGGAAAGAAAAGACTCACTGCTTCCTGCTAGCAGCCGGGGAAACCAGGCacggtggggaggagggggagacGCTTGagtcagaagaaaagagaaaccgAGGCCTCAGAAGAACTGAATTAATACTGTTATTAATGAGAATAACAACAAACATCTTAATAATGATGCTCAGCATTGTCTCAAGGATCCTGAGAGCATTGCAGCCTTTGCTACCTCTACTGCTGCCAAAGTGCAGCCAGCTCCAGGCTGGAGCATCCCAGGCACCAACATGGAtccagcagcctgggcaggacTGGTGCAGGGAGAGAGGATGTGGTAGCAGGCTCTGCAAACTCAGCTGAGATAGCTAAAGTGGGACCCAGCACTCTGAGGTCCTGGAAAGCTGCACCACCACCTCAGCGAAGCAAACCTGTCACCCCTCCGCTGCCACGCTGACTGCTGACAGTGCCTGCTCTCCGCGCACAGGTTGAAACGCACCCAGCAGTTACAGCGGCTGTCACAGGAGGAGCTCGCACAGCAAATGAACATCTCTCAGACGTGACTAAATGCTTTGGAAATCTTGACTGACGTTGCGCTCAGGAGCTGACGGGAATCACCCAGGGGCCGGGAGCCCCAGCCTCCCCGTGACTCATTCCCCTCAAAACACCAGCTACAAAGCCCTGGGGTAGATGGAGCTGCTGGCTCCTTTCGTACTACCACAGCTCGAACTGAGACATACTCTTCTGGGCAGAACCACATCAGAGAAGTAAAGTCCCTAATGCAAAGCCAACCAAAGAGCACCCAGGGAATGaacccaggagcagcaggaggtcaCTGTCCACCACAAATTGTAAAAACATTAGCAAAAATTCACATCCATCCTCTACTTGCCTCCCTGCATTTCTCCAGCTGCCTGCCAGGATACTCTGTCTGAACCAAACTGGGCTTAGCCcccctgctcctgtccccacgGGAAGGCAAGGAGTTTGTGCTATCAGTGCTAGCTGAGCAGTAGCAATCTCGTAAGCAAGTGGTTTGTCATCTGCCCTAAGAGCACATTCTTCTTGGTGCACAGCTAGGCAGGATTTTCCTGGGGGAGCATCAAAGCCCATATCCACCTCTAGGATTACCTTGGAGAGTGTACTGACCCTAAGGAAAGGGCTTCTCTTCAACCTCTCAGGCACAGTGGTCCGGAGTCACTGCTGCTGACAGACATAATGCAATCAGCCTAGAGCTATGTCAGCTCTAGAAGGATCACCAGCTACTGAGAAAAGAGTGAAATCACTGTCTTAAACCCAGCTCCAACCATGAACTGAGGGGACTATGTAAGGAGGAAGGTTCAGGACCGGCTTCTCAAGAATTCTTTCCAAAAATTAGGATCCGGAGGCATATAAAGACCTCTAAGTCAAAGGATGTTTTTTTGAACATAAGCCGAACTACCACTTTTCAAAGGGCAGCcaagcccagcacagggatAAAGATGGTCTCTGCCCACTGCAGGCTGTGTGTTCTGCACCCTGACTGCCAGTGGCCCAAAACACATGGGTCTGCACTTAGCAACATGCAAAATGCAAAGGAGCCCAGCGCCTGTGCTTGGACACTGACCACACACTCCTGTCCAAACACAAACAGCCAGAAGTGActgtctctcctgaaaagcagaTGCCTCGATCTTCACACTGGGAAGAGCCACAGAGGTGCCCGCAGTGCCACAGGAGGAGAGTGGGAGAGGAGCGTGAAACCAAAGGAGGGAAAATCCACGCTAAGTAACAGGAAAAGCCTCCGGGTACTGTTCAGTGTCCAGATGTAGAAAGGGATAAAATAGCTACAATAGAGACATTTAGAAATATTAGAAAAggtttaatatttatttatctacACTGTGTAGTGTCTCAGGGAACAGACCAGAGGAGCTGGCCCATCTGGCTCCGCATCGCACCATCACCCATACCAAAGAATTCAAAGTGCTACATCTCAGAAAAGCCTTGTACGCTGTTGCACTGCTGTGTAAGTGATGGCATGAAGCACACGCCCAGGGAAAGCCGGTGCAGGTGAGCCTGAGCTTTCAAAGAGCTTCTGACTGAGCTAGTCATAAGAGGTTAGGAAAGGAAATCAGTACTGTCAGAGTGAGAGATAAAAGTGGACTCAAAACTAGCTGCAAAACTAAGTGCTTCAGTGGCAGTCATCCTGGACTGTGTGCTCTCGCTGCAAGCGCTGACTCCTACCTCCTGCCCTGGCCTCACttttcctgtcctctcctgccCCAACTGAGCACTTCTGCTCTGATTACCCAGGGTAAAAGCATGTTGTCCCCTATGTGAGCCCTCAGCACGGGAGATGGGAAGGGTGGGAGTGCTCACCAAGTGCAGCGTGTCTGCTTTCTGGGTCTGCCTCAGGCGGCTCTTCTGGGCAGCAATGCgattcttctccctcctctggactttcCTCATGTCATCAGAAGAGTCCTAGGGAAACACAAGCCATGGAAATGACTGGGGCATCCCTTCCATCGCCCTGGTCCTGCTAagcaggagatggggaagggggaCACAGCGGATAACATCACTGAAACACAGAACATGGGACAGCACACACCCTCAGCATCAGGATAAAGCCCTGCCCCAGGGATGTGTAATGCTCTTGGTATCCCAGTTGCCAGGAGGGGCAAGTCTGATACCCCTGGACATCCCATTTCCCGGCACAGCCAGGTAATGACCACGCTCCCTTCACCAAGACACAGGCCTGGGATATAGCTTGAGGGACCAGGGTAAGGACCTCTCTCACAAAGAGAGACAACTTGAATTTGTCATACAGTaaacctttcccttccctgtctcTCCATGGGGATACGGCACTGAAGTCATTTCAGGTCCTTGGCTAAACCATCCTTCCAGAGATGCATCCTGTGTTTCCCTGTAGGTCCTACTCCCTCTCCATCACCATTCTCCCTTAGGCTTTATTTGTTGCAGACCAATATGGTTCCTGATTCGTTTAACTAGAGAGACTCagagcttttgttttggtttggttttttttcccaaatcttgTTTGCTCCAGCACTCTGGTCTCTGTGCTTGCTCTTTTCTGGAGTCCCTTGGTAGCAATGCCTGCAATGCTGACTGCAGCACTCCCAAGCTCCTTGGGCAGGTGAAAGCACAGGGCTCCAGGCTCCAGGTCACCAGCTTCATGCAGCAGCCGTTCTCTGCTGAGATCTggtctgctgctgccttttgacAGTTGAAACTGTCACACAGACTCTTTCATCTTCTATTTTCATATTGCACTGCCTCTTTGTGGACTCGCTAACATTCACACCACTGCTTCCCCACAGGACTACAAGACTCAGCCACAAATGTTATCTTCCCAGCCCATCAGTCTGTCCAcatcctctccctcctccactCCACCCAAgatctcttcttttctttgaacTTAACTGTTTTATCTTTGCCTTCAGTACCCCACAACTGTCTTATATACAGCAGTTCCTATGTCCTGCACCAAGTCCGGTCCCTGTCCTTTGGCAACCCCTGTGCTTTATCCCATTCTCTATCAGGATGTCTCCCCATCCCCAGTTGCAAGCCCAAAATCATCTGCCGCAATCATCCCCAAGGTTTCTGAGCAAAGTGTCTGTTACTTGCTGTTGTTGCCAGCCCTAGAGAAATGGCAAATGACAGATATAATAAAGCTTAGCCAGAAAAGGCAGTGGAAATACCTTGGACTTGTGTCAGTATCTTACAGCAAAAGACCTACCATTAAGCTACTCtgtgtaacaaaacaaaatccctcTGTCAAGCATTACTGAGACAAAAAACCTCTGAGgctgaacagaaaagaaagcagaccTGAAGTGGCAGGGCTTTTTTGGGTGTTGAGTGCTGTCTCGGCAGCGGGAAGCCACCAGGCTGCCCTGGCCGCCCCGGTCCATGGCGAGGAGGTGAACGCTCGGGCTCCTCACCAGAGCACCGACTCTCACACCAaagctcctgcctgctgcccgCCCACCGTGTATCGCAGGGCCCACCGTGAACGGGggtcccggcccccccgttGCCCCTGGCATAGCCCCAGGTAACCAGCCCCCCTCtctccagctgtgcccagcttGGTGGCTGGGGCTCCTGCCAGGGCTCCCGGCTCAGCCCCACATCTCTCTCCTCACAGCCATTCCTAGAAAGCCCTGCCACAGCACGCTGTGAAAACGCCAGCGGTGGGTGCCAGccttcctgctgcccacccGGGGCCCACCCCGAAGGGCTCTCCAGTgggggagagctggggaagggtccCCGCTTTACCTGCTTGCTGGGAGGGGGAGACTGGCTGAAGCTGCTGGAGTCGCTGCTGTCAGAGCTGTGGGGCATGGCTCCCGTCTCTGGCTCCCAGGGCCTCTTCAGCTTCCTTCGTGCTCTTGGCGTGCTGGCCTTCTGCCTCgcttccctgtcccctgccctccTCTGTCCCCGCTGAGGTGGCCCTTGGCTTCCCGGCTCTGGCCCGTCCCGGAGGCACACTGTCCTCCTGCCactttctctgcctctcctctcCGAGcctctgcaccttccctttagGTCTCGGCCTCCTGTGGTTTCTCAGAACCTCGGGGATGTAAGCTGAAAGTCACATGGCCGGAAACTTTAAGGCGAAGAAGAAAAGttacagaagaagaagaaaaaaaaaaaaaaaaagaaaagaaaaaaaagcacatctgGGAAAAATGAGCTTCAAAATAGCctgaaaaacccccaaaaaacaccttCAGGCAGTTGAAAAACAGTGAGTTGGGTTTTCTCTGAGACAAacagcagagatggaaaagaagaaaagccccGTCCCCGGCTGTGAAACCTGGACCCTCAAAGGAGGGCAGTGCAGaggaggtgctgctgggagaCCCAGAAATTCCAGGGGCACCGCATGCCATGCCGGCCCCGCATGAGCAGGATATTGGTCCAGCCCCGGGCAGCCTCTGCCACCCCAGCCCAGCCGGGGAAATTCCCAGGCAGCCACCCACCTCCCCACAACCCACACACCCCCTCCTGCCGCCCCCGACACCGCTGACGCGGGTCCCAAGGAGGGGACGGGTCCCCTCAGCAGGTGCCACGTAAATGCTGTTTGTGCAGATGGGTCGCACGTGTACAATGAAGCATGAGTCCCACCTAGGAAGAAACGCTCGGGATCATAGAACATTTGGACTGTGTTTGGTAGGACTGGTATTTTCTATAAGGCAAAGCTTTCTAGCACTTTAAAACATTCACTAGCACCTCACCACTGGCCTGTAAGGGGAATGTCAACACTGGCACACAAAGTAAAGTGCTGTAAACATAATGATCTGTGGACCCAGAAGCTAAACCTGAGACTAATTCTCACTTCAAGCCATGGTATGCGCTTGGCTACAGCCCAGGGGACGTGGGACTGTCATGCAGGGTCCTGACTCactgcctgctccctgctcacccccTCTCACCACAGCTGGCAGTAGAAGATGTGGGACGGGACTATGGGCAGGCAGGAGTGTTATGGCATGTTGGAAGTTGTTTCATTGCTGTTCTCCCTCCGCCAGCACCCAACTTGGACATGTCCCATGCAGACGGCAGCAAAGAGAAGCTGCTGTGCATCCCCTTGTTTGTCCCCGGTCTGTGCTGTGTGGGACTAATACCATGCCTAGTGTGAGCCTCAGTAGACTGAAGACGTGCGAGCAGCCCCTGGGACAGCAGTGCTTCAGGAGTGCCCGCAGGATACCCCATGCTagcagctctggaggtggcaGTGCAGGGGCAGTGAGTGCCAAAGCAGGAGCCATTTGCGTTTTGATCTGCTCAGGTCACCAGAATCAGCAGGATGAACCAAGGCAACGTGCCAACAGGCTCTCCATCCACAGACAGGAGCTTGCATCTTCAGAGCGGCTTTCTCGCCTGTGCGATGAGGAGCAGATACAGAAGCAGGCATGAACGCATACACAGTAACCCAGTCCTGTGCAAAGCAGCGATTCCCAGTTCCCGCTTACCGGTTTTCACTGCGTATTGGTGTTTTGGCTGAGTTTCTCCTGCCTCAAACAGGAGCAGTGAGCAAGTCtcagcagcagggcagcagcaagGGTACTTGAGATATGGCTGTCATTAGGGCAAAAGTATGGACATCTTTGAGTTTGCAGCCTGATCACAGCACAGAAAGCATGGGCACAGAGGAGCACATGCTTGGGCCACAGTGCAGGCTTGTGTGGGCATTAGTGGCAtttcttcccagccctgccactcAAGGCCACACAAGGAAAAATACCCTTGCTGCATTATTGGGCAAATAAGCAGAATTCTCTCCTTTTGTATCCTCACTCTCAAGCTGCCTATGATGCTAATGAATTCCTGTCACGTACAAGCCACGAAATAGCATTCTGTAAATGAGACAGGGTTCTAGCAGGAAGGCGGGCAgagccttcccagtgctcccccGGGATGGGCAGGACCTGCATGGCCCCGTGCTGTTCCTCCAGAGACAGCTGCAATCCCCGGgcccagagcagcagaagcCACCAGTGTGGCCCCACcagcctctgctcccagctctcccagtcctGTCCTGGGCACCTCCTGCATGCACAACATGGGGAGCTGGTATCCTGCTGTCCCTCCCGGggctctccctctctcctgctctcaGGGAAGCCTCAGGAGCCAGCCTCCTAGTCTCTGTGCTTCATTTAGGTGACTAAATTTGCACTGTGAATAACATCCCCTGACTTTCTCTCTGGGATCACTTAGGTTTCTTGATCTTAATCACAGCAGCTGTGAAATCGCTGTCAGTGGCACTGGATGAACTCGCAAGTGTTAGGTTACTGCTATACTGGCAGCTTGATGGGGCAGGGATATTTCCAGAGGTTTTTAGGGGAAGGATGGGGCCATCCAGTTCTGTGTTTGTCCCTTCTGAATAACAGCAGGCGCTGCTGAAGGGAGCCCTGTTCTCTCCAGGACAGCGTGGCTGCATCTGGAGGCTGGGTTTACTGTGATCTCGACTGCCAGAGAAATGGTTTGAAAGCAGCAAGATGCAGCTCAGCAAGaacaaatgcaaatgcaaagcGAAGTGTGATGTAGGTAGGAGAACTGGGGAATAACCGACCGGGCAGCAGAATGTCAGGGAAAAATCTGGGGGTTGCAGAGCATCGTAAACAGCAGCTTCGCAACAGTGCGGAGGTGTCGCAAAGGGCCAGGTATCAGCCTGGGGTGCTGGGTACAAGGCAGGGGAGGTGACTGCCCCCACACTGCCTGTGCAGGGCCAGGACACATTCAGCGTCCCAGGTCTGGGAGTGGAAAGgtccagaagaaaacaatacaaaggataaatacacagaaatctTGCGCTAAGAGAAAGGAGTGAAGAAATTCAGTCCGGAGTAAAGAAGTTCGGTCCATTTAGCCTAGAAAAGAGAAGTCTTGGGGGCGAGaagtgggtggggaggaaggagcagtCTTTGATATGCTGTAATGGAAAGGCTGGTCAGCTGTCTGCTGTGCAGCCGCTGCAGGGTAAAAAGCACCAGGCTTCAACTGCAGCAGGAAAGGTTCGGGTCTGAAGTTCAAAGCAGGATGAGGTTAGGAAGACCTTGGGATCTGCAGTTCAGGAAAGCTATTCAAGCCCCTTCATATAAAGTGGCTTGGAACAAACCTCTGTCGGAAGGGGTCCAGGCTGAATCCTGCCTCTGTAATATGGGTTTGAATTATGTTCCCAGGTtttaaataaggattttttttttttttaaagctactaAGATGGGCTCCTCAGAGCCCAGAGAGCACATAGGGCATTTCTCAGGCTTAACTGCAGCCACTCCCTTCACCTTCAGAGCCCAGAAAGGTCCCTACATCCCACCTGTGCTATTAATAACAGCTTCCTCAGCACAGGTGCTTGCTAGAGTTTCCTTGTGAActtgctgctccagccctcttaCTTGCTGCAGGCTTACGGCAGCAACGTTCAAAATGCATCTTACCCCATCCATCACACGCATCTCGTTTGCATGACCATTCAGTGCataatgctatttaaaaatccaACCCAGAGCAGCTACCAACTTCAACCTCCTGTAACCCACTGAGGCTGTTTCTGCTTCACATGTAGCattttatgcaaataatttcttacaATATTTGGACACTTgcaagaattttcttttcattccccATGTGAGTTTGAAGACTTGTGAGGGATTAGGTGCTGATAAGAGATGTTAAGCGAATAGTGGTGTTGAACAAAGTCCTTGCTCTCTACCAGACAAGTTTCTGCTGTGTCCCACTCTGTCAGCACGTGTTGGTCCTGTCTGCGATGTGGGCAGCTTTCCCAGCTGTGGGATGGCTTGTCTCCACCAGCACAGCTATTTCATCTCAGCTGAGCTGAGTGAATGTGAGAGCGAACTTGTGGCAGGAGAGCTCAAGTGCAGTCCCACCAAATTCATTCCACTTAGCAGAGAGCCAGTGGCTATAACAGGACACTTCCAGTCCTTGCTTGTCACAGCCTGCCAATGTACAGGAAACAGGGACTTTACACCCCAAATGTCTGATAAATGACAATGGCTGTACGTCAAGTACACAGAAGTATGGAAATCCCAGAATTAGCTCCCTTAAGCACGCTGCCTTTACAGCCTCGTGCCATGTAACGTGCTGTGCTCTATAACTGTGTGATGCACAGAGGTTTCTTCGCTAGGATGGCTGTGTTACCTTCATTGTTGTCCTTTGCTCAGAGCCTGCTCAACATcctgcttttccatttctttctagTGCTCATCACTTTAGCACTGAGTGCTTCAGGGCTATTAATGAAGCTGTTTTCTCAGCCCCCTTTTCAGGTCTGAGGGTGGAGTTATTCGTATTTAACATTTGCAAAACAAGAGGCAAACACAGATTTAGGTTATAAATACTCATTCGTTTTGGACACACAGTTTGAACCAACTagaatttgatttttcagtgttttggttttatatagCACTTTATTTAAGCAAACCTCAGCTCCTAACGTCTGCAACAGAATCTGCCAGCTTTTAGCACTTCTGTAAATCGGCCCCGGCAAATGAGGAAGATGCAGCTGCTCCTGTGAAAGCTCTTGCTTGTGTGGCTCACGGACCTGCAGAGTAACTTCGAGGCAGGAGCAAACACAGACTCAGCTCTCCAGGGAGGCATCAAGTGTTTACCTAGGAGactctcctttctttctgcagGAGTTTCCCGGCACTGCTAAGAGAGGAGGCAGCCTGGTTGACCAGCTCATCATTCCTCTGGCCAAGGTCCAGCCTGGGTGCAGAAGAGGTGGCCATCCAGGGCAAAATGCAGGAGGTGATCACATGCACAAGACAGCTGAAGCTATGTTGCCCAAGCAAACCCGTATCTGGCAATTTCTAGCTCTTCAGTAACTGGCTTTGCCacttttatgggtttttttgaatgtCACTAGTAATGCTTTTTatgtctgttttaaaagaaggaaaacaacagaaaggaaatggcAAATGTGCTGCCTTCCAGATGTGGACATAGAGCTCCAGGTAGCTGGGGTCCATCTGACCCTGCTGGAGGGGGAGAGCGAGCCTGGCCAGAGCCTCCCAGCCGAAGGGTTGGCAGGAGGTTGTCAGGGTCTGACCCCCAACACATATGGGAGTTTGACAGATAATTACAGTTCACCCCAGACTACTGAAGAGGTGAACGTCTCATTCTCCTGTCCTGTACATATTGACTAGTTGGGTAATTAGTTGAGCAACCTCTGATCTGTTCCTGGCAAGGATTTAGCAGCTCATGAGCAAGTACTCAGATGTGCACTTACATGACTCTCCAGGTCAGCGGATCCCAAATCCTGGTAGAGTACGTCCATTTAAGGCCAAACTTTCACTTCTGACTTCATGGGCCTTGTCTAGCTTCCGGGATCTGGTCAGAAATGGAC
Above is a window of Caloenas nicobarica isolate bCalNic1 chromosome 5, bCalNic1.hap1, whole genome shotgun sequence DNA encoding:
- the BATF gene encoding basic leucine zipper transcriptional factor ATF-like, whose amino-acid sequence is MPHSSDSSDSSSFSQSPPPSKQDSSDDMRKVQRREKNRIAAQKSRLRQTQKADTLHLESEDLERQNAALRREIKQLTEEMKHFASMLSSHEPLCSILTSPPPPPEMLYATHSFHQPHISSPRFQH